The Rhizobium sp. CCGE531 genomic sequence CCAAACAACCTGTTTCGATTTACCCGGATTATCGCACAGAAGGCAATGCAGTAAAACACGATCGACAGAGGCCTCTGAAGATGAGAACGCGCCTCCCACCAAGGAGAACCACGATGGAAAAGCGTCAATTGGGAAAAACAGGACCGCAGGTATCGGCGCTCGGCCTCGGCTGCATGGGAATGTCGGGCATGTATGGCCCGTCCGACCGGGCCGAGAGCATCGCCACCATCCATGCCGCGCTCGATGCCGGGATCAACCTGCTCGACACGGGCGATTTCTACGGCATGGGCCACAATGAGATGCTGATCGGCGAAGCCATCAAGGGGTTGAAGCGAGACGATTTCCTGCTGAGCGTCAAGTTCGGCGCCCTGCGCGACCCCGCCGGCGCCTGGCTCGGCTACGATGCCCGACCGGCGGCAATCAGGAATTTCCTCGCCTATTCGCTGCAGCGTCTCGGCGTCGATCATATCGACGTCTATCGCCCTGCCCGCCTTGACCCGAACGTGCCGATCGAAGACCAGGTCGGCGCGATGGCCGACCTCATCAAAGCTGGTTACATCAGGCATATCGGCCTATCGGAAGTCGGCGCGGACACTATCCGCCGCGCCGCCGCAGTTCATCCGATCGTCGACCTGCAGATCGAATATTCGCTGATCTCGCGCGGCATCGAAGACAAAATCCTGCCGGCCTGCCGCGAACTCGGTATAGGCATCACCGCCTATGGCGTCCTCTCGCGCGGCCTCATCAGCGGTCATTGGCAGAAAGACGGTGCTGAGAAAGGCGATTTCCGCAGCCTGAGCCCGCGTTTCCAGACGGGAAACGTGGAAAAGAACCTGGAGCTCGTGGAAGCCCTGCGAGAGATCGCCGAGGCGAAGGGCGTCAGCGTCGCCCAGATCGCGATCGCCTGGGTCGCAGCCCAGGGCAAGGAGATTGTCCCGGTCATCGGCGCCCGCCGCCGCGACCGCCTGACGGAAGCCTTAGGCGCACTGTCAGTCGAATTGTCGGACGCCGATATGGCTGCGATAGAGCGCGTAATCCCCAAGGATGCCGCCGCCGGAGGCCGCTACCCCGAAGCGCAGCTGACACATCTCGACAGCGAGAAGTGACAAGCCGAAGGGCTTGCCCGCTCGCCGGTATTCCGGGAGCGGGCAAGCAAAATCAGACGGGATTGTTCAGCGTATCGCAATCGCTGAGCTTGCCGGAATCGAAGCCCTGCTTGAACCACTTCATGCGCTGCGCCGAAGTGCCGTGGTTGAAGCTGTCGGGAACGACGTAGCCCTGGGTTCGCTTCTGCAGCGTATCGTCGCCGATCTGCTGCGCGGCGTTCAAGGCCTCTTCGAGATCGCCGGTCTGCAATATGCCCTTCTGCTGCGTGAACTTGCCCCAGATACCGGCAAAGCAATCGGCCTGCAGCTCGATCCGCACCGACATCTTGTTGGCATCCACCTCGCTCATGTTGCGGCGGGCCTGATTGAACTTCGGCAGGATGCCGAGCAGGTCCTGAACATGGTGGCCGACTTCATGCGCGATCACATAGGCCTGCGCAAAATCGCCAGATGCGCCGAACTGGTCTTTCATCTGCTTGAAGAAGGCCATGTCGAGATAGACCTTCTGATCGCTTGGGCAATAGAAGGGGCCGGTGGCAGCCGAAGCTTGCCCGCAGGCCGAGGGGAAACTGCCGGAGAACAGCACCAGCTTTGGATCCGTATAGGTCTGGCCCATCGACTTGAAGATGCCGGTCCAGGTGTCTTCCGTATCGGCGAGAACAGTCGAGACGAACTGCTTCATCTCGTCATTGGCCGGCTGAGCCCCACCGCTGTTGTTGGAGGTGCTCTGCTGATATCCGGAACCTCCGCCCTCCAGCATGCCGCTTTGCTGCAGCAGGCCGATAACGTCGACGCCCATCGCCCTCAGGATCAGGAAGATGACGATCAGCACGATAATGGTGCGGAAACTCAAGCCGCCCCCGCCGATACCCCCACCGGGAAACCGGAAGCCGCCGCCACCCGTGCCGCCCATGGGCGATGAGCCGCGCTCGTCCTCGACATTGTCGGATTGCCGACGCCCCTTCCAATCCATAGCGCACCTCCTGGCGATGCCTAAACACCAAAGACCCTTGAGGCATTTATATATCCAGGAAGAGAGACAAAGCCAGTTGGCTATCCACAGAAGATCAGGTTAAACGGCGACGGCGCCACATTTCTTTCGACATCAGCCATAAAAGCGCGATGCCTATACCCGCCGCGACCAGAAGTGGGGCAATTTCATCGCCATCGAAGGCCACTTTGTTCATGATGCGGCCTGGAATGAGCGTAAACGCACCCGCGCCGACAATACCGCCAAAGTAAAGGCCTCTGACGATGCGCTTGTGCGCCTCGATGTTGTGCTTGCGGGCATTGGCGATGGCGCCCCAGCAACCGAACAGAACGTATATCGAAAGCAGGTGAATGGGGCTGAAGCCGTAAAACATGTTGATCTGGTGAATGAAGAAGCTCGACAGCGCCGTGATCACCATCAGGACCAGCCATATCTTGCCGAACAGACGGTGCATTGGCGTCCCCTTCGGCCTGAGGAGGAGATAGGCGCCGAGCAAGGCGGCGGGAATGACGGCCGCGACATGGACGTGGATCGCGATTGAGGCATTGAGAAGCGGCTCGAGTGTCATCATCCGTATCCGGTTGAGTTTGCCGAGCCTTTCCGCGATATTGTCGTTCCCTCAATCGAAATTGCGCGAAAGAACGGAAATCTTCGTGGATCACACCTTTCTGCAATCCACGCTTCGCGAATTGCGGATCATCCAGCGTTCACCGCGTTTCTGGGCGACCTTTGTCACGATCGTCCTGATCTTTGCTCTCACTGGCCCCTACGGCACCTTTGCCCGGCTGACGCCGGGAGCCCGGCTCGGCTATTGGCTGGTTCTCCAGGCCATGGCCTGGTCCATCGCCATCGTCTTCTCCGTCGTCGCCGAAATCCTTCTGCGCAGGCATGTATCGAGCATGTTCGCCCGGATGATGATCGGATCCATCGCCGCCGCATTGCCGATAGGCTTCGGCATCTCGCTCGTCGAGCTAGCCTTCTTCGGAACGACGTCCACGGTAATCGACAGCCTGCGTCAGTCGCTTGGCGCGATACCGCTTTGTGCCCTTTTTTGTATTTTGTCCTATCTGACCATGCACCGGCAGATAGCAATGGCGGCGCAGGGATCGGACGCCACGGAGACGAAAGCCACGCTCGCCGCCGCAGCCGAGCTCAGAACCCTGGCTTCTCAGCCGCCGATTCTATCGCGCCTGAAGCCGGAAAACCGGGGGGCATTGGTAAGGCTCACCGTTCGCGATCACTATACCGAAGTCGTAACGACACGCGGGCGGGAGCTCATCCTGCTGCGTTTCGGCGATGCACTCATGGAAATCGGCAATACGGAGGGCATGCGCCTGCACCGATCCCACTGGATCTCGACGGAGCACGTCGCCCACCTGAAACGCGACAACGGCAAGCTTATCGTCATCGCGCGTGACGGCGTTGCGGTGCCCGTCAGCCGTTCCTATGCCGAAGCTGTCCGGCACCGTTTCGATTGACTTATGAAAACTGGAAAGACATTTTTTACGATCGCAACCATTGGTCTAAAAAAATTCGACTGGACACACGCCTACGTTCTTTAAATGCGGCCAATTTATACCTAACTCTCTTTTCGCGCTCATATTCTTAACGTTGCAATCCTTACATATGTGGACAACCGCAATTCCGCGTCTGCGTGTGTTGCGGCTGGTCGACTTGAGCGGGCAACGTCCCGGAATATGTGGTCGTGTGAACGCGCAATGCGCCGGGGGTTTTATGAAGCGATCGATGAGTGTGTCCCTGCTGCTCATGGGAACGGCGGCATTGACGGCCTGCGGCCAAAAGGAGGATCGGGTTCAGATATACAAGGACATCAACGCCTGCGTCGCGGGGAGAGTTTTTTCCGCTGACGAATGTCGATCTCAATTTGCCGCTGCGGAAACGGAGCGCCAGCGAAATGCGCCCGCCTATGAAACAGCGGCGAACTGCGAAAAGGATTATGGCGTCAACAATTGCCAGCCAACGACCAGCGCCCATCAATCGGGCATGGGCCACTTCGTTCCCCTGCTGGCCGGCTATCTTGTCGGCAACGCCGCCAGAACGTTTGACACTAAAGCCCTTTACCAGCCGCGAGGGAGCAGCGACTTTCGAACGGCAACCGGGCGAAGCCTTGCCAACGGCATGTTGCTCGGAAATACGACCTATGCGGCAAGAAAGAAGGACGACAACACGCAATCCTCGTCTTCGAGCGGCGGCGGCGGTGGTGGCGG encodes the following:
- a CDS encoding DUF2306 domain-containing protein encodes the protein MTLEPLLNASIAIHVHVAAVIPAALLGAYLLLRPKGTPMHRLFGKIWLVLMVITALSSFFIHQINMFYGFSPIHLLSIYVLFGCWGAIANARKHNIEAHKRIVRGLYFGGIVGAGAFTLIPGRIMNKVAFDGDEIAPLLVAAGIGIALLWLMSKEMWRRRRLT
- a CDS encoding aldo/keto reductase, with protein sequence MEKRQLGKTGPQVSALGLGCMGMSGMYGPSDRAESIATIHAALDAGINLLDTGDFYGMGHNEMLIGEAIKGLKRDDFLLSVKFGALRDPAGAWLGYDARPAAIRNFLAYSLQRLGVDHIDVYRPARLDPNVPIEDQVGAMADLIKAGYIRHIGLSEVGADTIRRAAAVHPIVDLQIEYSLISRGIEDKILPACRELGIGITAYGVLSRGLISGHWQKDGAEKGDFRSLSPRFQTGNVEKNLELVEALREIAEAKGVSVAQIAIAWVAAQGKEIVPVIGARRRDRLTEALGALSVELSDADMAAIERVIPKDAAAGGRYPEAQLTHLDSEK
- a CDS encoding neutral zinc metallopeptidase; this translates as MDWKGRRQSDNVEDERGSSPMGGTGGGGFRFPGGGIGGGGLSFRTIIVLIVIFLILRAMGVDVIGLLQQSGMLEGGGSGYQQSTSNNSGGAQPANDEMKQFVSTVLADTEDTWTGIFKSMGQTYTDPKLVLFSGSFPSACGQASAATGPFYCPSDQKVYLDMAFFKQMKDQFGASGDFAQAYVIAHEVGHHVQDLLGILPKFNQARRNMSEVDANKMSVRIELQADCFAGIWGKFTQQKGILQTGDLEEALNAAQQIGDDTLQKRTQGYVVPDSFNHGTSAQRMKWFKQGFDSGKLSDCDTLNNPV
- a CDS encoding LytTR family DNA-binding domain-containing protein; the protein is MDHTFLQSTLRELRIIQRSPRFWATFVTIVLIFALTGPYGTFARLTPGARLGYWLVLQAMAWSIAIVFSVVAEILLRRHVSSMFARMMIGSIAAALPIGFGISLVELAFFGTTSTVIDSLRQSLGAIPLCALFCILSYLTMHRQIAMAAQGSDATETKATLAAAAELRTLASQPPILSRLKPENRGALVRLTVRDHYTEVVTTRGRELILLRFGDALMEIGNTEGMRLHRSHWISTEHVAHLKRDNGKLIVIARDGVAVPVSRSYAEAVRHRFD
- a CDS encoding DUF1190 domain-containing protein, whose translation is MWTTAIPRLRVLRLVDLSGQRPGICGRVNAQCAGGFMKRSMSVSLLLMGTAALTACGQKEDRVQIYKDINACVAGRVFSADECRSQFAAAETERQRNAPAYETAANCEKDYGVNNCQPTTSAHQSGMGHFVPLLAGYLVGNAARTFDTKALYQPRGSSDFRTATGRSLANGMLLGNTTYAARKKDDNTQSSSSSGGGGGGGSSFWGTSSEHSARSSGAVERGGWGFRGFHLSG